A region of Maribacter algicola DNA encodes the following proteins:
- a CDS encoding WD40/YVTN/BNR-like repeat-containing protein, protein MKSKYLVLLMLLSCSATFAQSANEYFKPMKYRNIGPFRGGRSVTASGVIGDPMTYYMGTTGGGLWKTETAGQKWENISDGYFKTGSVGAVAVSKSNPNILFCGMGEHAPRGVMTSYGDGVYKSTDAGKTWQHVGLEKTQHISRIIIHPTNPDIVYVAAQGALFDGNPERGVYKSVDGGKTWKNTLFVNNLTGAAELSMDANYPEIMYVAMWEHQRKPNMVISGGEGSGLYKSTDAGETWKKIHEGLPEEKGKMAIAVSPANSNKVYALIESDSNADKGGLFVSNDAGESWSMVSGDNRLVQRAWYYIEVFADPNDEDTVYVLSAAMFRSEDGGKTWETIDVPHGDTHDLWINPDNSKNMVLADDGGATITFDYGKTWSAQDNMPTAQFYRISVDNLFPYNIYGGQQDNTSVRIASLSLGRGGITEEDWTYSAGGESAFLAFDPDNPRYVLGGSYLGTIEVLDTETKSSTNIMAAPIQYLGREARNMKYLYNWNAPIIGSIHEPGTYYHGAQLVLRTRDMGVTWEEISPDLTRDIDAKQGNGGGPYTNEAVGAENYGTLAYMIESPHEKGVFWTGSDDGLVHITKNGGETWDNVTPKGLSECLINAIEVSPHDPATAYIATTRYKFNDYTPALYKTADYGKTWTNISDGIPYGAFTRVVREDENKRDLLYAGTELGMYISWNGGKAWEPFQLNLPVTPVLDLKVHRGDLIMATSGRSFWILDNINTISQYEPAKKGLKLLKPSAAYAGSWGSPMSSNAKEVTATDAFDGVNPANGMVLYYELPKLNDSTKLTMEIKDSKGKLIRSFSSEKDKDYIPHNGGGAPPAPVLPKNEGLNRFVWDMGHSIVPGIPGVYIEANFRGHQEIPGMYTITLTMDGKTVTTQGEIKPIPTIEMKPGQFEEYDVLMSEMEQKITEMHKMVNTLFEVQKDLKEVLKEIEDETLKSKGEALLEKMKDWDADMVQRKSQAYDDVENFPNKFTAEYLFLLNQTSGSIPRVNKSNLDRKQELDKQWIPLKARGEALLNTDIPAYNKALWEAGIGALNPK, encoded by the coding sequence ATGAAAAGTAAATATCTAGTATTATTGATGCTGCTCTCGTGCAGCGCCACCTTTGCCCAATCGGCCAATGAGTATTTCAAACCTATGAAATACCGCAATATAGGACCCTTTAGAGGTGGGCGTTCGGTTACGGCAAGCGGGGTTATCGGTGACCCGATGACCTATTATATGGGCACCACAGGGGGTGGACTTTGGAAAACCGAGACCGCCGGTCAGAAATGGGAAAACATCTCCGATGGTTATTTCAAAACGGGTTCCGTTGGCGCCGTAGCCGTTTCAAAATCGAATCCAAACATTCTATTCTGCGGTATGGGCGAGCACGCTCCAAGGGGAGTGATGACGTCTTACGGAGATGGTGTATACAAATCCACCGATGCCGGTAAAACATGGCAACATGTAGGATTGGAAAAAACACAGCATATCTCGCGTATTATCATTCATCCAACCAATCCGGATATTGTCTATGTAGCTGCCCAAGGGGCGCTATTTGACGGCAATCCCGAAAGAGGGGTCTACAAATCCGTCGATGGAGGGAAAACTTGGAAAAACACCCTTTTCGTGAATAATCTGACCGGTGCGGCAGAACTTTCTATGGATGCCAATTATCCTGAAATTATGTACGTGGCCATGTGGGAGCACCAACGCAAACCCAATATGGTAATCAGTGGCGGGGAAGGCAGCGGACTCTACAAATCCACCGATGCCGGAGAGACCTGGAAAAAAATACACGAAGGCCTTCCAGAGGAAAAGGGAAAAATGGCCATAGCCGTTAGCCCTGCCAATTCTAATAAGGTATATGCATTGATAGAAAGTGATTCCAATGCGGACAAGGGCGGACTCTTCGTCTCCAACGATGCAGGGGAATCCTGGTCCATGGTGAGTGGAGATAATAGACTGGTACAACGTGCCTGGTATTACATTGAAGTTTTTGCGGACCCCAATGATGAAGATACCGTGTATGTGTTGAGTGCAGCGATGTTCCGTTCCGAAGATGGAGGGAAGACTTGGGAAACCATTGATGTACCGCATGGGGATACACACGATTTGTGGATAAACCCGGATAATTCCAAAAATATGGTGTTGGCCGATGACGGAGGGGCTACCATTACCTTTGATTATGGTAAAACTTGGTCTGCTCAGGACAATATGCCAACGGCCCAGTTTTATAGAATAAGTGTCGATAACCTGTTCCCCTACAATATCTACGGCGGGCAGCAGGACAATACCTCGGTGCGAATCGCCAGCTTGTCGCTTGGCAGAGGCGGTATAACGGAGGAGGATTGGACCTATTCCGCCGGTGGTGAAAGTGCCTTTTTGGCCTTTGACCCAGATAACCCAAGATACGTGCTTGGTGGCAGTTATTTGGGAACTATCGAAGTCCTTGATACGGAAACCAAAAGTTCCACGAATATCATGGCCGCCCCCATTCAGTATTTGGGAAGGGAAGCTAGGAACATGAAATATCTGTACAACTGGAATGCCCCGATTATTGGTTCCATCCACGAACCTGGTACGTACTACCATGGCGCGCAATTGGTTTTACGCACACGCGATATGGGGGTTACCTGGGAAGAAATCTCTCCCGATCTAACGAGGGATATCGATGCCAAGCAAGGAAACGGTGGCGGACCTTACACCAATGAGGCGGTAGGCGCGGAAAACTACGGAACCCTGGCCTATATGATAGAGTCGCCGCATGAAAAGGGTGTGTTCTGGACGGGAAGTGACGATGGATTGGTACACATTACCAAAAACGGTGGGGAAACCTGGGACAATGTAACCCCAAAAGGACTTAGCGAATGCTTGATCAATGCCATCGAGGTATCACCTCATGACCCCGCTACGGCATACATCGCCACCACCCGATACAAGTTCAACGACTACACTCCGGCCCTTTACAAAACAGCGGATTATGGTAAAACCTGGACCAATATAAGCGATGGAATTCCTTACGGAGCCTTTACAAGGGTGGTCAGGGAAGATGAAAATAAAAGGGATTTGCTATATGCGGGTACGGAACTCGGTATGTACATTTCGTGGAACGGTGGCAAAGCATGGGAGCCTTTTCAGTTGAATTTACCGGTAACCCCCGTGTTGGATTTAAAGGTGCATAGAGGGGATTTAATCATGGCGACCTCGGGCCGATCTTTCTGGATTTTGGACAATATCAATACCATTAGCCAGTATGAACCAGCCAAAAAGGGGCTGAAATTATTGAAGCCAAGTGCGGCCTACGCCGGTTCTTGGGGAAGTCCCATGAGCAGCAATGCCAAGGAGGTTACTGCCACGGATGCCTTTGACGGGGTCAATCCGGCGAACGGTATGGTACTGTATTACGAATTGCCAAAATTGAATGATTCCACCAAGCTTACCATGGAAATCAAGGATTCCAAAGGGAAATTGATTCGCAGTTTTAGTTCGGAAAAGGACAAAGACTATATACCACATAACGGCGGGGGAGCCCCTCCGGCCCCTGTATTGCCAAAAAATGAAGGCTTGAATCGGTTTGTATGGGATATGGGCCATTCAATAGTTCCAGGAATTCCAGGCGTGTATATAGAGGCCAACTTTAGGGGACACCAGGAAATTCCTGGAATGTATACCATAACGCTTACTATGGATGGGAAGACAGTAACCACGCAAGGTGAGATCAAACCGATTCCAACCATTGAAATGAAACCCGGACAATTTGAGGAGTATGATGTGTTAATGAGCGAAATGGAACAGAAGATTACCGAGATGCATAAAATGGTCAATACCCTTTTTGAGGTTCAGAAAGACCTAAAGGAAGTGTTGAAGGAAATCGAGGATGAAACCTTAAAATCAAAAGGTGAAGCACTGTTGGAAAAAATGAAGGATTGGGACGCAGATATGGTCCAAAGAAAGTCGCAGGCCTATGATGATGTGGAGAATTTCCCCAACAAATTTACGGCGGAATATCTGTTCTTGTTGAATCAGACCAGCGGTAGCATTCCAAGAGTAAACAAATCCAACTTGGATAGAAAACAGGAATTGGATAAGCAATGGATACCATTAAAGGCCAGGGGAGAAGCCTTGCTAAATACCGACATACCGGCGTATAACAAGGCACTTTGGGAAGCTGGTATTGGGGCTTTAAATCCGAAGTAG
- a CDS encoding GIY-YIG nuclease family protein, which produces MRYYYVYMAQCADESIYIGLTNDLERRIREHNYGFNDNSYTSKRRPVIIIWHQEFMQFEQAEKFEKKIKKWSRAKKMALANGDYDILKLFSICKNETNFKNKD; this is translated from the coding sequence ATGCGATATTATTATGTTTATATGGCTCAATGTGCTGATGAAAGTATTTACATAGGTTTAACCAATGATTTAGAAAGACGAATAAGAGAACACAACTACGGTTTTAACGATAATTCATATACTTCTAAACGTCGACCTGTTATTATCATTTGGCATCAAGAATTTATGCAATTTGAACAAGCGGAAAAATTTGAAAAGAAAATAAAGAAATGGAGTAGGGCGAAGAAAATGGCATTGGCAAATGGGGACTATGATATATTAAAGTTATTCTCCATATGTAAAAATGAAACCAATTTTAAGAATAAGGACTAA
- a CDS encoding VPS10 domain-containing protein: MKSNYTILGLVALFLLLLPNATEGQRRNKSNSVTVSYPEELYSSLEYRGIGPYRGGRSAAVTGVPGEPNLYYFGATGGGVWKTLDGGRTWENISDGYFGGSIGAVEVAKSDPNVIYVGGGEKTLRGNVSSGYGIWRTVDAGKTWEKAGLEKSRHVPRIRVHPTDYNIVYAAVLGDIYKPTKERGIYKSTDGGDTWKQVLFVNDQAGAVDLTFDPNNPRILYASTWRAQRTPYSLSSGGEGSALWKSTDSGETWNEISKNEGFPTDTLGIIGVTVSPKNSERVWAIVENKEKGGLYRSEDGGKKWSLVNSDRNLRQRAWYYTRVYADTQDEDVVYVLNVSYHKSMDGGKTFKSFNAPHGDHHDLWISPENGQRMIIGDDGGAQISYDGGETWSTYYNQPTAQYYRVTTDNHFPYRIYVAQQDNSTLRVNHRSDGSAITEDDWEETAGGESAWIAVDPENDDIVYGGSYDGFLTRVNHEKGTVRGINVWPDNPMGAGAEAMKYRFQWNFPILFSRHDPNKLYTFSNHVHMTTNEGQSWEVLSGDLTRNDPTKLGSSGGPITQDNTSVEYYCTIFAANESPLKEGLLWVGSDDGLIHVSKNGGETWENVTPSNMPEWNMINSIEPSAFDEGTCYVAATRYKLGDFQPYLYKTTDYGQTWTKITNGINEEHFTRVVREDPKRKGLLYAGTETGMYISFDDGANWKSFQMNLPIVPITDLTIKDNNLIVATQGRSLWIIDDLTVLHQLDESKKSSGHILYKPKDSFRTKGRASNRLSKTSGQNHPNGVVTHFYLKNLSEKDSVHLTYTSIAGDTLATYNNFTKEKDQKIEVKKGGNTFVWDTRGKGAKLLDGMILWWANLDGPKAVPGNYKVHLNVNGVSSAQELKILPDPRAEASVADMQKQYDFITDINTTIDKAHKSIEKIRNVTAQLDAFTKQYADNESTKELIEKAKKMKESLGEVEKALYQTKNRSRQDPLNFPIKLTNKLGHLNSLVAIDDFPPTEQDIAVKNELTAAINKELDKFDAVMSNELQAFNAAFNDLKLNYLFVED, from the coding sequence ATGAAATCCAATTACACCATTTTGGGCCTAGTGGCCCTTTTCCTATTATTGTTGCCAAACGCAACTGAGGGACAGCGTAGAAACAAATCAAATAGCGTTACCGTTTCGTATCCGGAGGAATTGTACTCCAGCCTTGAATATCGAGGCATAGGCCCCTATCGCGGTGGTAGATCAGCTGCGGTTACTGGGGTGCCCGGTGAACCCAATCTTTACTATTTCGGAGCCACAGGTGGTGGTGTTTGGAAAACCTTGGACGGTGGTCGTACTTGGGAGAACATCTCTGATGGTTACTTTGGCGGCAGTATTGGTGCTGTAGAAGTGGCCAAGAGTGACCCAAACGTTATATATGTAGGTGGTGGTGAAAAGACCCTAAGGGGAAACGTTTCTTCAGGGTATGGCATTTGGAGAACTGTAGATGCTGGTAAAACATGGGAAAAGGCCGGCTTGGAAAAGAGCAGGCACGTACCAAGAATAAGGGTACATCCCACGGATTATAACATTGTGTATGCCGCAGTATTGGGAGATATATACAAACCGACAAAAGAAAGGGGCATTTATAAAAGTACCGATGGTGGTGACACATGGAAACAAGTACTTTTCGTAAACGATCAGGCTGGAGCGGTCGATTTGACTTTTGACCCAAACAATCCGAGGATTTTGTATGCTTCCACGTGGCGTGCCCAAAGAACACCCTACAGTTTAAGTAGTGGAGGGGAAGGATCGGCCCTATGGAAAAGTACGGACAGTGGTGAAACGTGGAACGAGATATCCAAGAACGAAGGTTTTCCTACGGATACGTTGGGAATCATTGGTGTAACGGTTTCCCCTAAAAATTCGGAACGGGTTTGGGCTATTGTTGAAAATAAGGAAAAGGGCGGTTTGTATCGTTCCGAAGATGGTGGCAAAAAATGGTCCTTGGTCAATAGCGATAGAAACTTGAGACAACGCGCCTGGTACTATACCCGTGTGTATGCGGATACCCAGGATGAAGATGTAGTGTATGTTTTGAACGTAAGTTATCATAAATCCATGGACGGAGGTAAGACCTTTAAATCCTTCAATGCCCCGCATGGAGACCATCATGATTTATGGATTTCTCCAGAAAATGGCCAGCGGATGATTATTGGGGATGATGGGGGCGCCCAGATTTCCTATGACGGCGGGGAGACTTGGAGTACCTATTACAATCAGCCTACCGCTCAATATTATCGGGTGACTACGGACAACCATTTTCCATACCGAATTTACGTAGCGCAGCAGGATAACTCCACACTACGTGTCAATCATAGAAGCGATGGTTCCGCTATCACGGAGGACGATTGGGAGGAAACCGCCGGTGGGGAATCCGCTTGGATAGCGGTAGACCCTGAAAATGATGATATAGTCTATGGAGGAAGTTATGACGGCTTCCTTACCCGTGTGAACCATGAAAAAGGTACCGTTAGGGGTATCAATGTATGGCCGGACAACCCCATGGGTGCCGGGGCAGAGGCGATGAAATATCGTTTTCAGTGGAACTTCCCCATTTTGTTCAGTAGACACGATCCTAATAAACTATACACCTTTTCCAATCATGTACACATGACCACCAACGAAGGTCAAAGTTGGGAAGTGTTGAGTGGGGACCTAACCAGGAACGACCCAACAAAATTAGGTTCCAGTGGTGGGCCCATAACCCAGGACAATACCAGTGTAGAGTACTATTGTACCATTTTTGCTGCCAATGAAAGCCCTTTAAAGGAAGGCTTGTTGTGGGTAGGGAGTGATGACGGATTGATCCATGTGTCCAAAAATGGGGGCGAGACGTGGGAAAATGTTACCCCTTCCAATATGCCGGAGTGGAACATGATCAACAGTATTGAACCTTCCGCTTTTGATGAGGGTACCTGTTATGTGGCCGCTACCCGATATAAATTGGGCGATTTCCAGCCCTATTTATATAAGACGACGGATTATGGCCAAACATGGACCAAGATTACCAATGGCATCAATGAGGAACACTTCACCCGTGTAGTGCGGGAAGACCCCAAAAGAAAAGGCTTGCTGTATGCGGGAACGGAAACAGGCATGTACATTTCCTTTGATGATGGGGCGAACTGGAAATCCTTCCAGATGAACTTGCCCATCGTGCCCATTACGGATCTGACCATCAAGGATAATAATTTGATTGTGGCCACCCAAGGACGCAGTCTATGGATCATCGATGATTTAACGGTACTACATCAATTGGATGAAAGCAAGAAATCATCGGGACATATCCTGTATAAGCCCAAGGATTCCTTTCGTACAAAAGGTAGGGCTTCCAACAGACTTTCCAAGACCTCTGGACAAAATCACCCTAATGGCGTGGTGACCCATTTTTACTTGAAAAATCTCAGTGAAAAGGATAGTGTTCATCTAACCTATACCTCCATAGCCGGGGATACCTTGGCCACTTATAACAACTTTACAAAAGAAAAGGACCAAAAAATTGAGGTGAAAAAAGGTGGAAATACCTTTGTTTGGGACACTCGGGGTAAGGGTGCCAAATTGTTGGACGGTATGATACTTTGGTGGGCCAATTTGGATGGGCCAAAAGCGGTTCCTGGTAACTATAAGGTGCATTTGAATGTCAATGGGGTTTCCAGTGCACAGGAGTTAAAAATACTTCCAGATCCACGAGCGGAGGCATCTGTGGCCGATATGCAAAAACAATATGATTTTATTACCGATATCAACACGACCATAGATAAAGCCCACAAATCCATTGAAAAGATTAGGAACGTAACGGCCCAATTGGATGCATTCACTAAGCAGTATGCAGATAATGAATCCACTAAGGAACTTATCGAAAAGGCCAAAAAAATGAAGGAAAGTTTGGGCGAGGTGGAGAAGGCTTTGTACCAGACCAAGAATAGGAGTCGGCAAGATCCATTGAATTTTCCCATTAAGTTGACCAACAAATTGGGACATTTGAATAGTTTGGTGGCGATTGACGACTTTCCTCCCACGGAACAGGACATTGCCGTTAAGAACGAGCTTACAGCTGCCATTAACAAGGAATTGGACAAGTTTGATGCGGTGATGTCTAATGAACTCCAAGCGTTCAATGCCGCTTTTAATGACTTAAAATTGAATTATTTGTTTGTAGAGGACTAA
- a CDS encoding lactonase family protein, whose translation MNRWTTAMMYLGILCMMGCNMNSDHMTYDLYVGTYTDGDSNGIYQLKFNANTGALTNKQLAATIENPSYIKFSPDNSMLYSVLETDSFENKTGGVMAFELIEGKLVEKRGVVTVGAHPCHIAVSDDGKNMAISSYTGGNSTIFNLDEIGGLMENPQVIDLQSLDTVKTSHAHSAAFTKEGLFIADLGLDAVKRFSLDAAKFKPNEQASIDLPDGAGPRHFTFGQNGKYLYVINELNSTITIFKREGSTYVEKETHATLSQDFSGESYCADIHLSPDGNFLYGSNRGEQTIVIFKVDKATGTLSLVGRESVHGDWPRNFTIDPSGNFLLVANQKSNNIVVFKRDQELGTLAFLEEIDLPNPVCLEFLD comes from the coding sequence ATGAATAGATGGACTACTGCAATGATGTACTTAGGCATACTCTGTATGATGGGATGCAATATGAATTCTGACCACATGACCTATGATTTATATGTAGGAACGTATACGGACGGGGATAGCAATGGTATTTATCAACTGAAATTCAATGCGAATACAGGAGCCTTAACCAACAAACAATTGGCGGCAACTATTGAAAACCCTTCATATATAAAGTTTTCTCCAGATAATTCAATGCTTTATTCCGTACTGGAAACAGATTCCTTTGAAAATAAAACTGGCGGTGTTATGGCCTTTGAATTAATAGAAGGTAAACTCGTTGAAAAAAGGGGTGTGGTTACCGTGGGTGCACATCCTTGTCATATAGCCGTTTCAGATGATGGGAAAAATATGGCTATTTCTAGTTATACTGGGGGGAATTCCACTATTTTCAATTTGGACGAGATAGGTGGGCTAATGGAGAATCCACAAGTAATTGACCTGCAAAGTTTGGATACTGTAAAGACATCCCATGCACACTCTGCCGCCTTTACAAAGGAAGGGTTATTCATTGCCGATTTAGGCCTGGATGCCGTGAAGCGATTTTCTTTGGATGCCGCAAAGTTCAAACCAAACGAACAAGCTTCCATTGATTTACCCGATGGAGCAGGGCCAAGACATTTTACTTTTGGTCAAAATGGAAAGTATCTGTATGTCATTAATGAATTGAATTCCACTATTACCATTTTTAAAAGGGAGGGTTCTACCTATGTGGAAAAAGAAACACATGCTACACTGTCCCAAGACTTTTCTGGAGAAAGTTACTGTGCCGATATCCATTTATCACCCGATGGCAATTTCCTATATGGATCAAATAGAGGTGAGCAGACCATTGTCATTTTTAAAGTGGACAAAGCAACGGGTACCTTAAGCCTTGTGGGCAGGGAGTCCGTTCATGGGGATTGGCCGCGTAATTTTACGATTGACCCAAGTGGTAATTTTTTGCTGGTGGCCAACCAAAAGAGCAATAATATTGTGGTCTTTAAAAGAGACCAGGAGCTAGGCACTTTAGCATTCTTGGAAGAAATTGATTTGCCCAATCCCGTTTGTTTGGAGTTTTTGGATTGA
- a CDS encoding ATP-binding protein — protein sequence MSNNKKLETFFNATKNQDYDNAYLIACNIEDDILKGHLITLVNLLTEKTPKTDNSVSTEPSENKELNFVKFLISAYQNNYAIKQDNLQAFKNFSSALKIAESLENEVLAKAALIGTLDLFAAEIFIGSSQFEPFLERLIELRNDTTDDFLILLYQLIFLTKADDDILEVDAQYYSYYGKLDSIFLRLKKTHPLYPKYYFEKGIYHKIEKDYGKAEDFFLKADSIASKNKYFNVLRGKVAWQLSSIHMENNQIEKAKRYLKIFKNSSHTLRDLFYSTRLESLIFQKEGIYDSAYFYLRKSVDVEYQLGYKNNTLESSILKVQNQTDKLKLDKLELDAQNKKIKIWTLALGLALLFGSVIGVLTYKNTKRKQLLAEQGKILEEQKVATLLKDQELATIDAMIEGQEKERQRIAHDLHDDLGGLMANVKLHFNSLQEKSISNKQELYNKTNELLEEAYQKIRAIAHEKNSGVIAKQGLLRAVNQMAEKISQSNRIGVTVQDFGLDNRLENSLEINLFRIIQELITNIIKHAKATMANIHLTNHGDVLNILVEDNGIGFDPKTIKKGKDGMGLKSIDKRISHLEGTFHIESEPGKGSTIIIDIPI from the coding sequence TTGTCCAACAACAAAAAACTAGAGACTTTTTTTAATGCAACAAAAAATCAAGATTACGATAACGCTTATTTAATCGCTTGCAATATAGAAGATGATATATTGAAAGGTCATTTGATTACCCTTGTGAATTTATTGACTGAAAAAACACCCAAAACAGATAATAGCGTTAGCACCGAACCTTCTGAAAACAAAGAATTAAACTTTGTTAAGTTCCTAATATCCGCATATCAAAACAACTATGCTATAAAGCAAGACAATCTTCAGGCCTTCAAAAATTTCTCTAGCGCACTTAAAATAGCGGAGTCCCTAGAAAACGAGGTTTTGGCCAAAGCAGCGTTGATTGGGACACTTGACCTGTTTGCTGCAGAAATATTTATTGGAAGCAGTCAATTTGAACCTTTCTTGGAACGACTGATAGAATTAAGAAATGACACTACCGATGATTTTTTAATTCTTCTATACCAATTGATTTTTCTTACCAAGGCCGATGACGATATCCTTGAAGTAGACGCGCAGTATTATTCATATTACGGCAAACTCGATTCAATTTTTTTAAGATTGAAGAAAACGCATCCTTTATATCCCAAGTACTATTTCGAAAAAGGTATTTACCATAAAATTGAAAAGGACTATGGGAAAGCAGAGGATTTTTTTTTAAAAGCGGATAGTATCGCTTCCAAAAATAAATATTTCAATGTACTACGAGGAAAAGTGGCCTGGCAATTATCTTCTATACATATGGAAAACAACCAAATTGAGAAGGCCAAACGTTATTTGAAGATATTCAAAAATAGTTCCCATACACTTAGAGATTTATTTTATTCTACCCGTTTGGAATCCTTAATATTTCAAAAAGAAGGTATCTATGATTCAGCGTATTTTTATTTACGAAAATCAGTAGATGTTGAGTATCAACTTGGCTACAAAAACAACACTCTGGAATCCTCCATCTTAAAGGTCCAAAATCAAACGGACAAACTAAAGCTGGACAAATTAGAGTTGGATGCCCAGAACAAAAAGATAAAAATTTGGACCCTGGCACTTGGACTGGCCCTTCTTTTTGGGTCAGTCATTGGTGTACTTACCTATAAAAACACCAAGCGCAAACAATTGCTCGCTGAGCAGGGAAAAATATTGGAGGAACAGAAAGTGGCAACACTTCTAAAGGATCAGGAACTGGCTACCATTGATGCAATGATAGAAGGGCAGGAAAAGGAGCGGCAACGCATCGCCCATGACCTTCATGATGATTTAGGTGGATTGATGGCAAACGTAAAACTTCATTTCAACTCCTTGCAAGAAAAATCAATAAGTAACAAGCAAGAACTTTATAATAAGACCAATGAACTATTGGAAGAGGCCTATCAAAAAATACGGGCTATCGCCCATGAAAAAAATTCCGGGGTCATTGCGAAGCAAGGACTATTAAGAGCTGTTAATCAAATGGCTGAAAAAATTTCGCAATCAAATAGAATAGGGGTAACTGTTCAGGATTTTGGTTTGGACAATCGGCTTGAAAATAGCCTGGAAATAAACCTGTTCAGAATTATCCAAGAATTGATAACTAATATCATTAAACATGCCAAGGCCACAATGGCAAACATACACCTCACCAACCACGGTGATGTGCTAAACATTTTGGTCGAAGATAACGGAATAGGTTTTGACCCAAAAACCATAAAGAAAGGTAAGGATGGAATGGGCCTCAAAAGTATCGACAAACGAATATCCCATTTGGAGGGCACTTTTCATATTGAATCCGAACCCGGTAAAGGTTCGACCATAATTATTGATATACCCATATGA
- a CDS encoding response regulator, with amino-acid sequence MIRLAIAEDHQSLIDGLELLLKYEENIQIVGTANNGQELLEVVRKRNPNVIITDIRMPIMDGIEATKIIKAEHPHITVLAFTMFDQEGAVKKMLHAGATGYILKNASLNQVLEAILTVAQGGTYYDGNIDLSFAENQKKASSKGRLTKRQKEILSLIAQGKTSREIADELFIGIHTVDTHRKNMMRILEIQGKGELLRYALEKKYEF; translated from the coding sequence ATGATACGGTTAGCAATTGCTGAAGATCATCAGTCGTTGATAGATGGCTTGGAGCTACTTCTTAAATACGAGGAAAATATCCAAATTGTAGGCACTGCCAACAACGGGCAGGAGTTATTGGAGGTCGTACGGAAAAGAAATCCAAATGTTATAATTACCGACATTAGAATGCCCATTATGGACGGGATTGAAGCAACAAAAATTATCAAAGCGGAGCACCCCCATATTACCGTTTTGGCTTTTACCATGTTCGACCAAGAGGGGGCCGTAAAAAAAATGTTGCATGCGGGCGCAACCGGATATATTCTTAAAAACGCTTCCCTTAACCAAGTCTTGGAGGCAATTTTGACCGTTGCCCAAGGCGGTACTTATTATGATGGCAATATTGATCTCTCATTTGCAGAAAATCAAAAAAAAGCCTCCAGCAAAGGTCGGTTGACCAAACGACAAAAAGAAATATTATCCTTGATCGCACAAGGAAAGACATCAAGGGAAATTGCAGATGAACTTTTTATCGGCATACACACCGTTGACACCCATAGAAAAAACATGATGCGCATATTGGAAATCCAGGGAAAAGGAGAGTTACTGAGGTACGCCTTGGAAAAAAAGTATGAATTTTAA